CGGTGACGAACGCCTGGAACGAGCCGTTGGTGGGGGCCACCCCGATCTTGCCCTTCCACCGGGGGTCGGTCACCTCGAACACCGAGTTGGGCAACTGCTCCTGGGGCACCTGATCGGCGTTGTAGGCGAGCACCCGGGACCGGCCGCTGACGCCGACCCACTGTCCGCCCCCGGCGCGGTACGCCGCCGGCACCCGGTCCAGCACCTCCTGCGGCAGGGTGGCGAGTTGGCCGGCCTTGGTGACGGCGCCGAGGGCGCCGGCGTCCTGCGCGAAGAAGACGTCGGCCGGGCTACGCTCGCCCTCCTCCAGCAGCTGGGCCGCCATCTGCGCCGTGGTGCCGTACCGGACGTCCACGTCGATCCCGGAGGACTTCTCGAACTTCTCCAGCACCGGCTTGACCAGGTTCTCGCTGCGCCCACTGTAGATGGTCAGCCGCTTGTCGCCCGACTTGCCGGGGTCGCTCTCGTCGCCGCCGCCGCACGCGGTCAGCGAGAGAAGGCCGGCCAGGGTGGCGGTCAGGATGAGACTCAGACGCTTCTGCACAGGTAAGGCTTACCTTAGCGCTGCACCTGGACGCAAGTTTCTTCTCGTCCGACCGAGGGTGACTCCGGCGACCCGACCTTTCGATATGAGGTGAGCCTGCCCTAACCTGAGCGCCATGCACGTGCTCCCTGCGATCGAGCCGGTGCCGTTCGCCGCCGACCTGGCCGGCCACGGCGACCGTCCCGCCGTGATCACCGCGGACGGCCCGCTCAGCTACCGGGACCTGGCCGGCCGGGTCGACGAGCTGGCCGCCCGCCTCGGCCCGCACCGACGGCTGGTCCTGCTCGCCGGCGCCAACCGGCTCGACGAGCTGGTCGCGTACCTCGCCGCCCTCGCGGGCGGACACCCGCTGCTGCTGGCCCCCGGCGACAACACTGCGGCGACCGACGCGCTGATCCAGTCGTACGACCCGGACGTGGTGCTGCGCCGCGACGGCGGGACGATGGCGCTCGACGAGCGCCGGCCGGGCAGCCGGCACGAGCTGCATCCCGAACTGGCTCTGCTGCTGAGCACCTCCGGCTCGACCGGCTCCCCGAAACTCGTCCGGCTGTCCCGGGCGAACCTGCAGGCCAACGCCGAGGCCATCGCCGGCTACCTGGGCATCCGCGACACCGACCGGGCGGCCACCACGCTGCCGCTGCACTACTGCTACGGGCTGTCGGTGGTCAACAGCCACCTGCTGCGGGGAGCCGCGCTGCTGCTGACCGACCTGTCCGTCGCCGACAACGGGTTCTGGGAGCTGTTCCGGGCGGCCCGGGGCACCGCCCTGGCCGGCGTGCCGTACACGTTCGAGCTGCTGGACCGGGTGGGCTTCGCCGAGATGCGTCTACCCCACCTGCGCTACGTCACGCAGGCCGGCGGGCGGCTCGACCCCGAGCGGGTCACCCGGTACGCCGCCCTCGGCCGCCGGCGCGGCTGGGACCTGTACGTCATGTACGGCCAGACCGAAGCCACCGCCCGGATGGCGTACCTGCCGCCGCATCTGGCCGCCACCCGCCCCGAGGCGATCGGCGTTCCGGTGCCCGGCGGCTCGTTCCGGCTGTGCCCGCTGCCCGACCGGCCGGAGCCGGACACCGGGGAGCTGGTCTACACCGGACCGAACGTGATGCTCGGCTACGCGGAGGACCCCGCCGACCTGGCCCTCGGCCGCACCGTCGACGAGCTGCGCACCGGCGACGTGGCCCGCCACGCCCCCGACGGTCTGTGGGAGATCGTGGGACGCGTCGGCGGCTTCGCCAAGATCTTCGGACTGCGCGTCGACCTGGCGCGGGTCGAGGAGCGGCTACGCGCGGCCGGCGTGTCGGCGTACTGCGCGGGCACCGACCGGGAGCTGGTCGTGGGGGCCGAGGCCCCGGCCGAGCCGGACCGGGTCCGGCGGCTCGCCGCCACGGCGGCCGGGCTGCCAGCGCGGGCGGTACGGGTGCGCGTGCTGGCCGAGCTGCCCCGGCTCGGCAACGGCAAGCCCGACCGGCCCGCCCTGCTGGCGCTTCCCGCCGAACCGACCGCCACGGCCGGGCCGGACCTGTGCCGGCTGTACGAGCGGGTGCTCGACGTCGCCGACGTCACCCCGGACGACAGCTTCGTCTCCCTCGGCGGCGACTCCCTGTCGTACGTGGAGATGTCCGTGCGGCTGGAGGAGGCCCTGGGCAGGCTGCCCGCCGACTGGCACACCACCCCGATCCGGGACCTGCGCCGGCCCGCGCCGGACGCGTCGCGCCGCCGCGCCGCCGCCCTGGAGACGAGCGTCGCGCTACGGGCGGTGGCCATCATCGCGATCGTCGGCTCGCACATCCCGCTGTTCACCGTCAAGGGCGGCGCGCACCTGCTGCTCGCGGTCGCCGGGTTCAACTTCGCCCGGTTCCAGCTGGCCGACGCGCCCCGTCGGGACCGGCTACGCGCCGCCGGGCGCGGGATCGGCCGGGTGGTGCTGCCGGCAGCGCTCTGGATCGCTGCGGCCGGCGCGGTCACCGGCGACTACACGATCACCAACGTCCTGCTACTCAACAGCGTCCTCGGACCGCACGACGGGGCCACCCAGTGGCACTTCTGGTTCGTCGAGGCGCTGGTGTACGTCCTGCTCGGCACGGCCGCGCTGCTGACCGTACCCGCGGTGGACCGGCTGGAGCGACGCCTGCCGTTCGCGTTGCCGCTCGCCCTCGCCGCGCTCGGTCTGGTCACCCGGTACGACCTGCTGGGGCTGGCCGGGCGCGGCCACGTCCCGTCCGCCGTGGTGGTGTTCTGGCTGTTCGCCCTCGGCTGGGCCGCCGCCCGCGCCAGCAGCACCGGACGACGACTCGTGGTTACCGCCGCCGCCCTGCTCACGGTGCCCGGGTTCTTCGGGCAGCCGGCACGGGAGGCGCTGATCGTGGCCGGGTTCGCACTGCTGGTCTGGGTGCCGCGGCTGCCGAGCCGGCGGACCGTCAACCGGGCGGCGGCGCTGCTGGCCGGCAGTTCCCTGTACATCTACCTCACCCACTGGCAGGTGATGCCGCTGGTCGCCCCGTGGTCGCGGTGGGCGGCGCTGGTCGCGTCCCTGGCCGTCGGGATCGGCTGCGCGGCACTCGCCCGGCTGACGGCGCGGCGACTACCGGCCGGCCACCGCACCCGGCTCAGCCGTACCGGAAACCGCCTACGTCAGCTCGTCGCCCGGGTCACCGTGGCCGGACCGGCGACTGACCGGACGACCGGTCCTCAGCCCGCGGTCCTGATGAGCGGCGCGTCCCGGGAGAGCTGTCGGAACCCGACGCCGTAGTACAGCTCGCGCGCCTGGACATGGCCCGGCGCGCCCAGGCAGGCGACCGTCGCATGAGTGGCCCCGGCCGCCCGCGCCATCTGCATCCCGTGCAGCAGCATCGCCCGTGCCAGCCCCCGACGCCGGTAGTCCGGATGCGTCCCGACCGGCTCGAACTCGACGGACCTGTTCGCCTCGTCGAACCACATGATCGTCGAGGCGGCCATCGTGCCGTCCGGCGCCTCCACCAGGATGTGCAGGTCGCCGCGATACCCCGTCGCCCGCCGGACCCCCTGGTAGCCCTCGGCCGTGTACGTCGACGGAGCCCAGGCGTCCAGATGGGCCTGGACCGCGGCCTCCGGCCCGGCCTCGTCGGCGGTGCGGAACCGGAATCCGTCCGGCAGCACCGGCTGCGCCACGTCAGCGAGGTCCCGCTCGTTGAGCTGGGTCCAGAACCCGGTGTCACCGAGCGAGGCCGGGTCGGTCACATAGCCGTGCGCCGTCCAGCGCCGCAGGGCGAACTCGTCGGCCGCGCTCGGCACCACCCGCCGCTCGATGTCCGCCGCCGTCCCGTCGTACCAGTTGATCACCTCGTCGACCAGCCCGGCGTGGTCGGGATGGACCTGATACGTCAGGTAGGCGCCGGTGATGTCCTTCACCGACCCGTCGCTGCGCCGCACCTGGCGCGGAAGCTGGGCCCAGCCCCACGCCACCAGATCCTCGCCGGAGAACCACAACCGGCGTCGCCAGCTCGCGCCCTCGCTGGCGTGCCCCTTGCCCCAGTTCCAGGCCAGCTCGCCGAAGGTCGCCTCGCTGTTCACCAACTCCAGGCGGGTGGCGGTGACCCGCTGCGCCAGCCCCTGCATGAGCTGTAGGTCCCCGGCTGTCACACGCTCGACGTTCGCCATGGTGCGCCATGGTGGCACGGTGCCGCACCGCCGTCGAACCGTTTTCCGGGAGGCCGGCGGGCGGACCGACGCGGGTCTACCGGGCGACGTCGGTGGCGTGTTGCGTCAGGAAGGTGGTCACCGCCCGACGGAAGTCGTCCGGGCTCTCGACCCACGGCGAGTGACCGGCCCCGGCGAGGCTCACCCGCTGGCTGTTGGTCAGCGCCTCGTGCAGCGAGTCGACGGCCCAGCGGGGGCGGATGTCCTCGGTGCCGTCGACGATCAGCACGGGCAGGTCGAGCGCTCGGCACTGCCCGGCCATCTCGGTGGTGGCGAGCTCCTGCTTGACCTCGGCGTTGATGGCCCGGTTGCAGTCGTGGTTGATGCCCAGCCACGGGGTGGCCATGTCTTCGGCGTGCCGCAGGGCGGTCCCGTGGTCGGCGACGAAGCGGGCGACGCGGTACGGTCCGCGCCGCTGCGATCGTCCGCAGCCGCGCTGGTCCCACCGGATGGTGCGGGCATGCGGTTCGAGCAGCCGGGCGACCGGGTCGAGGTAGTCCCACAGGCCCGGACCGCCGTGGCAGAGCACCAACGGCGGCCCGGCGCCGGCCTGTTCAGTCCACAGGTGGCAGTCGTCGTCGGCGCGCACGTCCAGAGCCACCAGGCCATCCTCGCGTATCGGGCCCCGAACCGCCGGTACGGGGCTGACTACCTACTCGACCATGACGGGGTGGCGCCCAGATACACCGGCGCCGAGAGCGTGTGGTGCGATGACAGCCTGGGAGGGTGACGCCGTGCCCCAGGGCCTTGGATCATCGCCGGCCGGTGCCACGCAGGTACGTCAGGGTAGCCAGGACCCGCAGGTTGACGCTGCTCCGATCGAGGTCGGTGGCGTTGGTCAGCCCGAGCTTCGCGGCGATGACGGTGAACTGCCGCTCCACCGTACTGATCTTGGTGTTGAGCTCCTGGGCGATCCGGCGGTTGGACCGGCCCTCCGCGACCAGGCTGAGAACGCGCCGCTCGTGGGGGGTCAGGCTGTCCAGCGGATTCGCGGCCCGGGGCCGGGCCATCAGCCGGCCGATGATGGACGGGTCGAGGACGACCTCGCCACGGTCGACGGCCGTGAATGCGTGGACCAATTCGTCGAGGTTGCCGAGCCGCTCCTTGCCCAGGTAGCCGACGGCGCGGGGAATCGGTTCGATGGTCAACAGCCGCTGGGCGTAGGCCGGTTCGAGGTATGCCGACAGCACCAGGAGGGCGATCTCGGGGTACCGCTGGCGGACGTGCTCGGCGACGCGTAGGCCGTCGTCGTCGCGGGCCGGCGACAGCCGGATGTCCACCACCGCGATGTCCGGTGCGGTTTCGTCGATGACGGCGAGCGCCTCGGCCTCGGTGCGGGCCCGTCCCACGACGTCGATCCCGCGACCGTGGAGCGCGTCGGCGAGCAGGTCGAGGTAGAACCCCTGGTCCTCGACGATGACGACTCTCATGCCGGTCCACCCCCGGTGTGCGCGAAGACGGCCCGGACGGTGGTACCGCAGCCGGGTGGGCTGTCGACGGCAAAAGTGCCACCGACGCCGACGATTCGATGGTGCAGGCCGACGAGGCCGCTGCCCCTGCCGACCGTGGCGCCGCCGCGCCCGTCGTCGGCAACCTCGACGACGAGCGCGCCGGCTTCGTCGCGGATCGTCACCTGGGCCGTTGTCGCGCCGGCGTGCCGGTACACATTGGTGAGCGCCTCGCTGACGACGAAGTACGCGGTGATCTCCACGTACTTGGTCCACCGTTGCGGGTCGACGACGACGGTGACGGGCAGCGGGATCCGGTCGACCAGGTGCTCGATGGCCGCGGCCAGCCCGTGGTCGGTGAGAACGGCCGGGTAGATGCCCTGGATGAGGTCGCGTAGCGCGCCCAACGCGTCGGTGAGCTCGCGATGGGCGTCGGTCACCGCGTCGACGGCAGCGGTCTTGTCGGGCCCGGCGAGTAGCCGGCGGGCGGCGTCGAGCCGCATGAGGACAGCGAAGAAGCGCTGCTGCGCGCCGTCGTGCAGGTCGCGCTGGATCCGCTGACGCTCGTCGAACGCGGTCTGGGCGAGCCGCAGCCTGGAGTGCAGGGTGTGTTCGAGGTGGGCCTGGGTCATCGCGTACAGGCGGGCATTGTCGATCGCGAGCCCGGCGGCGACGACGGCGGCGGCGACCACGTCCCGCTGCTCTTGCAGCACCACGTCGTGTTCGATGAGGGCGACGAGCCGGCCCCGGCGGTGCACCTCGGTGACGGCGCGGTCGGGTCCCGGCGCCGGGCGGTCGACATAGCGTCCAGCGGTGTCGATCGTCGTGTCGTCGTCGCGGACGTAGGCGACCGACAGTGTCGGGTCGCCGAGCGTGCGGCGAAGGGCGGACTCCATGGTGGCCGGACCGACCGGGGTCCCGGGGTCGGCGTCGAGTTCCTGCATCATGCCGACGACACGCAGCCGGCCGATGCGCAGCCGGAGCCATCGGATCAGGCTCAGGGCCGGTACCAGGGCCAGGACGGTGGCCGGGAAGGCCAGGGCCAGGCCGATCTTCAACCGGTCGGGGCCGGGCAGGACCGTGGCGGCGGCCTCAGCGATCTTCAGGGAGCTGACCGCTCCGACGCCGAGCCACACCCGCCCGGAGGGCAGCCGCCGCGCCGCGCTGGCCCGTGACCAGCGAAACAGCACCAGCGAGACCGCCGCCACGCCCATCACTACGCCGGACGCGCTGCCGATGGCCCCCCACGCGGTGGTGTGCTGCGGCAGGTGCGGCGCCCACGGCGGCTGAGGGGCGTCCACGACGAATCGGACGGTCTGCGTGCCGATGGAGATGACATAGGCCGCGACCACGTACACCCGGTCGACCAGACCGGGCAGCCGCCCGTCCGGCCAGCTCAGCAGGACGTGCCCGGCGATCGCCATCCAGGCGTACGCCAGGCAGAACCCGACCGCGAAGCGCCACCCGTCAACCGCCCGCAGGTACTGCAGGTAGTACACGGCACCGCCGAGCGTGATCAGAGTCCCGATGTGGGGCCTCGGCAGCCGGACCCAGAGCACCAGGCCCGCGGCGATGATCACCACCCCGACCGTGCGCGGCGAGACCTCCTCCCACCAATGCGGGCTGCGGACCGACCACGACACGGCCATGGTCCAGGCGGCGATGCCGTAGGCGCCGGCCCCACCGAGACCGGCGACGATCCACCGGTGGCGCGACGCCGTGGTCTGCATGGCTGTCCTCCGGATCATGGGCCCGCAGCCAACCTCACTGCCGCCGCCAGCCGGACGCAACCAAGGTTTCTGAGCTCCCTCGCCGGATGTTTCCGCACCGGGTACCGCAGATCGCCCGGACGACTGGCCACCGCCGTCCACACACACTCGGTCATACACCGGTCACTGTAAACCGAGAAGGGACCTACCATGCGCACACCCCTACGACAGGCGGCGTTGGCAGTGGTCGCCGCGGCAGCCGTCCTGCTGCCGGCCGCGCCCGCCCACGCGATCTTCAACGGCCTACCGGCCGCCGACGGAGAGTTTCCGTTCATGGCCGCCCTGACGCGGGCGGACCAGCCGGGCAACGCCTACGACACCCGGTTCTGCGGCGGATCGCTGATCGACCGCGGCTGGATCCTCACCGCCGCGCACTGCACCGACGGCCTGACCCCCAGCAGATCACCGTGGTCATCGGGCGGACCCGCCTCACCAACTCCGCCGGGGAGGTACGTGCGGTCAGCAGCATCGTCCGCCACCCCCAGTACACCCGCACCTGGGACGCCACCCCCGACTACGACGTCGCGCTGCTCAAGCTGTCGACGCCGTCGGCCATCACCCCGATCCGGATGGCGTTCACGAACAACCGCAACACCTGGCTTCCCGGCAGCGGCGTCACGACCCTCGGCTGGGGTGCGACCACCTGGGTGGGCGACCCGCTGTTCGGCTCACCCGGCGGCTACCCCGATGTCCTGCAGGTCCGCGGGCTCCAGGTCGCCGACGACGCGGCCGCTCGCGGTACCTATCCGACCTACCGCGCCGAGACGATGCTCACCGCCGGTGTGGCCGGGGCAGGCATCAGCGGCATCTGCTTCGGCGACTCCGGCGGGCCGCTGATCGCGTACGGGCAGGGAACCGCCAGGCTGATCGGGGTCACGAGCTTCATCAAGGGCAAGGAGTGCGGTCGGGCGGTCACCGGCAGCGGATTCGCCCGCGTCGGCGAGGGACCACTGTCCCGCTGGATCATCGAGCAGGTCCCCACGCTGGCCAGCGACGGCTGGATGAGCCGCAGCGGCGACTTCAACGGTGACAGCAAGGACGACATCGTCGCGTTCGTCCGGGGCGCGGTGGTCCCCGGCAGCCCCGGCAACTACTCGGTGTGGGTGGCGCTGAGCAACCCGTCCGGGACCGGGCCGTTCGGGCTGCCCACGCAATGGGCGTCGTCGTTCGCCGACACCGACCAGTTCCCGATGGTCGGGGACTTCAACGGCGATCGACGCGACGACATCGTCGTCTTCACCCGCGGCACCGTGCGCACCGCCAACGTCGCGCTGAGCACCGGAACCGGGTTCGGCCCTTCGCGGGCCTGGCACACCTCATTCACGCCGAACGACGAGATCCCGGCCGTCGGCGACGTCAACGGCGACGGCAAGGACGACGTCGTCGCCTTTCCCCGCGGCTCCTCGGGCGACGCCTGGGTGGCGCTGAGCAACGGCGCGGCGTTCGGCGCGGCGACGTTCTGGGGTAACGGCATCGCCATGGGCAACGAGATCCCGACGCTCGCCGACGTCAACGGCGACGGCCGCGCCGACACGGTCACCTTCACCCGCGGCGGCCAGGGTGACGTGTGGGTGTCGCTGAGCACCGCGACCCGGTTCGGGTCGCCGCAGCGCTGGCACGCCGACTTCTGCTTCGGCTCCGAGATCCCGGCCGTCGGCGACTTCAACGGCGACCGCAAGGCCGACATCGTCACCTTCACCCGGGGCGGCCAGGCCGACGTCTTCGTGGCGTTGAGCAACGGCTCGTCGTTCGTCGGCACCGCGGCGGTGTGGAACGCGGACTTCGCCGCCTACAACGAGATCCCGGGCGTCGGCGACTTCAACGGCGACGGCAAGGACGACATCGCCACCTTCACCCGGGGCGATACGGCCGACGTGTACGTCTCCCGCAGCAACGGCCAACGCTTCACCGATGTCCATCTGAAGTGGAACGACTGGATGGTCGCCGGGGGCGAGGTCCCCGCAGGCGGCAGCACCTGGTAAGCGCGGCCTCGGCAGCGGGCCGGGCGGCCCGCTGCCGAGGCGTACCAGGGTGGCCTACCGGTCGGCGGTTGGGCGCTGGCGACCACCCGTCGGCCGGCATCACGAAGGTCCTGAGCGGCACGAATGGCATGGGAGAACCGAATTGACGTCCACCGGCGCGGCCAGCGCTACCACGCGGCGGACGCCGGGCGTCGGCGCGCCTGTTCCCGCTCGTCAGTCCGCGCGGATTCCCCACCGGTTGTAGAGCGGCCGCAGGGGTCCCGGCACCCACCAGTTGAACCGGCCGAGCAGCCGCATGGTGGCTGGCATCAACAGGGCCCGCACGATGGTGGCGTCCACGACGACGGCGATGGCCAGTCCGATACCGATGATCTTCACGACCAGTACGCTCGACGTCGCGAACGACACGATCACCACCACCAGCAGCAGGGCCGCGCTGGTGATGATCCGACCGGAGCGTTGCAGTCCGACCGCGACCGCCTCGGTGTTGTCACCGATCAGATCGTAGTGCTCACGGATGCGCGAGAGCAGGAACACCTCGTAGTCCATCGACAGCCCGAAGGCGACCGCGAAGATCAGGATGGGTTGCACCACGTCGATGTTGCCGGTGGAGGTGAACCGGAGAAGCCCGTCCAGATGGCCGTCCTGGAAGATCCACACCACCGCGCCGAACGCCGCGGTCAGGCTCAGCACGTTCATCAGGATCGCCTTGACCGGCAGCACCAGTGAGCCGAAGGAGAAGAACAGCAGCAGGAAGGTGGTGACCACGACCAGCAGCGCCATCCACGGCAGCCGCTCCGCGAGCATGTCCATCAGGTCGGCGAAGCCGGCGGCGTCACCACCGACCAGTACCGTGCCGGCGGGGGGTGGTTCGAGGGCGCGCACGGCGTCGACCAGTTCCCGTCCCTCAGCGGAGATCGGTTCCGCGTCGAACCGTACGGTGATCCGGGCGGTGTCACCGGCCAGGCCGGTGACGTCCGCGTGCCGGACGCCGGGCAGCGCCGCCACCCGCTCCAGGTAGGCGGCGATCTCCTGCCGGCCGGCGGGCTCGGTCGCCGGACCGGCCAGCGTCACGATGGCGTCGATCGGCCGGGTGACGCTGTCCGGGAACGACTGCTCGAGGGTGTCCTGCACCTGCCGGCTCGCCGCCGAGGCGGGTAGCACCCGGGTGTCCAGCCAGCCGTAGGAGATGCGTAGGAACGGCAGACCGAGAACCACGAGCACGGCGATCACCGCGCCTCCGACCAGCACGGGTCGACGCATCACGGTCCGCGCGATCCGCGCCCACGCGCCGGAGTCCGGATCGGTGGCCGCCGGCCTGCGGCGGCGCTCGCGTAGGCGCGTACCGAGCAGGGCGAGCATCGCCGCCATCACGGTCAACGAGAAGAACCCGGCCAACAGCACCGCCGTGACCCCACCGACGGCGATGGACCGTAGGAACACCTGCGGGAACACGGCCAGGCTGGCCAACGCGAGCGCGACGGTGACCGCGGAGACGACGATCGTCCGGCCGGCGGTGACCATGGTCCGCCGTACCGCCTGCGGCACCGGGTGCCCTGCGCCGATCTCTTCCCGGAACCGGCTGACCATGAACAGGCTGTAGTCGACGGCCAGGCCGAGTCCGAGCAGCGTGACCACGTTGACCGCGAAAATCGAGACGTCGGTGAACTGCGCCAGCAGCCGGAGGCCGGCCATCGAGCCCACGATCGCCAGCACCCCGACCAGCACCGGAAGCAGCGCCGCCAGCACGTTACGGAAGATGAGGACCAGCAGCAGGAAGAGGATCGGCAGGGCCATCGCCTCGGCGCGGGTCAGGTCCGCCTTGCTCTGGGTGTTGACGTCGTCGACCAGCGCCAACGGCCCGCCGACCGTGACGTCGAGTTCCGGGCTGTCCAGGGTGTCCTTGACGGCCAGGTAGTTCGTGAGTCGCTCGTTCTCGGTGGCGCCGGCAATCTGCACCACTGCGAACGTCTCCCGGCGATCGGCGCTGACCAGGGCGGGCTCGCTGGCTCGCCAGTAGTCGGTCACGCCTTCGACCCGGTCCGCCGGAAGCTGGTCGAGGACCTGCTGGGCCGCGGTACGGTACGCGGGCTCCTCGACCGTCCAACGGTCGCTGCCGAAGAGCACCACGACGTCCGCGTCGTTGCGGCCGAGCCGCTCCCGTTCGACCTCCGCGGCCCGCGAACTCTCGCTCGCCGCGTAGGTGAAGCCGCCGACGGCCAGGTCGTCGAAGGCGTTGGCTCCCCATGCGCCGGCCGCGGCCAGGAAGACCGTGGCACCGGCGATCACCCACCAACGCACCTGGTGCGCAAACCGGCCAA
The nucleotide sequence above comes from Micromonospora pallida. Encoded proteins:
- a CDS encoding iron ABC transporter substrate-binding protein, with translation MQKRLSLILTATLAGLLSLTACGGGDESDPGKSGDKRLTIYSGRSENLVKPVLEKFEKSSGIDVDVRYGTTAQMAAQLLEEGERSPADVFFAQDAGALGAVTKAGQLATLPQEVLDRVPAAYRAGGGQWVGVSGRSRVLAYNADQVPQEQLPNSVFEVTDPRWKGKIGVAPTNGSFQAFVTALRVQHGDAKAKEFLTGLKANEPQIRENNVQIVADIDAGKLAVGLVNHYYVYELAKERGGTPETLKARLHFFPNGDTGGLVNAAGVGLLKRAGSDPDARALVDYLLGTEAQTYFATETFEYPLAAGVPAAPGLPELTTLEAPKIDLNDLDTLDATVAMIKEAGLA
- a CDS encoding AMP-binding protein, with amino-acid sequence MHVLPAIEPVPFAADLAGHGDRPAVITADGPLSYRDLAGRVDELAARLGPHRRLVLLAGANRLDELVAYLAALAGGHPLLLAPGDNTAATDALIQSYDPDVVLRRDGGTMALDERRPGSRHELHPELALLLSTSGSTGSPKLVRLSRANLQANAEAIAGYLGIRDTDRAATTLPLHYCYGLSVVNSHLLRGAALLLTDLSVADNGFWELFRAARGTALAGVPYTFELLDRVGFAEMRLPHLRYVTQAGGRLDPERVTRYAALGRRRGWDLYVMYGQTEATARMAYLPPHLAATRPEAIGVPVPGGSFRLCPLPDRPEPDTGELVYTGPNVMLGYAEDPADLALGRTVDELRTGDVARHAPDGLWEIVGRVGGFAKIFGLRVDLARVEERLRAAGVSAYCAGTDRELVVGAEAPAEPDRVRRLAATAAGLPARAVRVRVLAELPRLGNGKPDRPALLALPAEPTATAGPDLCRLYERVLDVADVTPDDSFVSLGGDSLSYVEMSVRLEEALGRLPADWHTTPIRDLRRPAPDASRRRAAALETSVALRAVAIIAIVGSHIPLFTVKGGAHLLLAVAGFNFARFQLADAPRRDRLRAAGRGIGRVVLPAALWIAAAGAVTGDYTITNVLLLNSVLGPHDGATQWHFWFVEALVYVLLGTAALLTVPAVDRLERRLPFALPLALAALGLVTRYDLLGLAGRGHVPSAVVVFWLFALGWAAARASSTGRRLVVTAAALLTVPGFFGQPAREALIVAGFALLVWVPRLPSRRTVNRAAALLAGSSLYIYLTHWQVMPLVAPWSRWAALVASLAVGIGCAALARLTARRLPAGHRTRLSRTGNRLRQLVARVTVAGPATDRTTGPQPAVLMSGASRESCRNPTP
- a CDS encoding GNAT family N-acetyltransferase, whose protein sequence is MANVERVTAGDLQLMQGLAQRVTATRLELVNSEATFGELAWNWGKGHASEGASWRRRLWFSGEDLVAWGWAQLPRQVRRSDGSVKDITGAYLTYQVHPDHAGLVDEVINWYDGTAADIERRVVPSAADEFALRRWTAHGYVTDPASLGDTGFWTQLNERDLADVAQPVLPDGFRFRTADEAGPEAAVQAHLDAWAPSTYTAEGYQGVRRATGYRGDLHILVEAPDGTMAASTIMWFDEANRSVEFEPVGTHPDYRRRGLARAMLLHGMQMARAAGATHATVACLGAPGHVQARELYYGVGFRQLSRDAPLIRTAG
- a CDS encoding alpha/beta fold hydrolase: MALDVRADDDCHLWTEQAGAGPPLVLCHGGPGLWDYLDPVARLLEPHARTIRWDQRGCGRSQRRGPYRVARFVADHGTALRHAEDMATPWLGINHDCNRAINAEVKQELATTEMAGQCRALDLPVLIVDGTEDIRPRWAVDSLHEALTNSQRVSLAGAGHSPWVESPDDFRRAVTTFLTQHATDVAR
- a CDS encoding response regulator transcription factor is translated as MRVVIVEDQGFYLDLLADALHGRGIDVVGRARTEAEALAVIDETAPDIAVVDIRLSPARDDDGLRVAEHVRQRYPEIALLVLSAYLEPAYAQRLLTIEPIPRAVGYLGKERLGNLDELVHAFTAVDRGEVVLDPSIIGRLMARPRAANPLDSLTPHERRVLSLVAEGRSNRRIAQELNTKISTVERQFTVIAAKLGLTNATDLDRSSVNLRVLATLTYLRGTGRR
- a CDS encoding sensor histidine kinase; its protein translation is MQTTASRHRWIVAGLGGAGAYGIAAWTMAVSWSVRSPHWWEEVSPRTVGVVIIAAGLVLWVRLPRPHIGTLITLGGAVYYLQYLRAVDGWRFAVGFCLAYAWMAIAGHVLLSWPDGRLPGLVDRVYVVAAYVISIGTQTVRFVVDAPQPPWAPHLPQHTTAWGAIGSASGVVMGVAAVSLVLFRWSRASAARRLPSGRVWLGVGAVSSLKIAEAAATVLPGPDRLKIGLALAFPATVLALVPALSLIRWLRLRIGRLRVVGMMQELDADPGTPVGPATMESALRRTLGDPTLSVAYVRDDDTTIDTAGRYVDRPAPGPDRAVTEVHRRGRLVALIEHDVVLQEQRDVVAAAVVAAGLAIDNARLYAMTQAHLEHTLHSRLRLAQTAFDERQRIQRDLHDGAQQRFFAVLMRLDAARRLLAGPDKTAAVDAVTDAHRELTDALGALRDLIQGIYPAVLTDHGLAAAIEHLVDRIPLPVTVVVDPQRWTKYVEITAYFVVSEALTNVYRHAGATTAQVTIRDEAGALVVEVADDGRGGATVGRGSGLVGLHHRIVGVGGTFAVDSPPGCGTTVRAVFAHTGGGPA
- a CDS encoding FG-GAP-like repeat-containing protein; protein product: MTVVIGRTRLTNSAGEVRAVSSIVRHPQYTRTWDATPDYDVALLKLSTPSAITPIRMAFTNNRNTWLPGSGVTTLGWGATTWVGDPLFGSPGGYPDVLQVRGLQVADDAAARGTYPTYRAETMLTAGVAGAGISGICFGDSGGPLIAYGQGTARLIGVTSFIKGKECGRAVTGSGFARVGEGPLSRWIIEQVPTLASDGWMSRSGDFNGDSKDDIVAFVRGAVVPGSPGNYSVWVALSNPSGTGPFGLPTQWASSFADTDQFPMVGDFNGDRRDDIVVFTRGTVRTANVALSTGTGFGPSRAWHTSFTPNDEIPAVGDVNGDGKDDVVAFPRGSSGDAWVALSNGAAFGAATFWGNGIAMGNEIPTLADVNGDGRADTVTFTRGGQGDVWVSLSTATRFGSPQRWHADFCFGSEIPAVGDFNGDRKADIVTFTRGGQADVFVALSNGSSFVGTAAVWNADFAAYNEIPGVGDFNGDGKDDIATFTRGDTADVYVSRSNGQRFTDVHLKWNDWMVAGGEVPAGGSTW
- a CDS encoding MMPL family transporter, translated to MLDLLGRFAHQVRWWVIAGATVFLAAAGAWGANAFDDLAVGGFTYAASESSRAAEVERERLGRNDADVVVLFGSDRWTVEEPAYRTAAQQVLDQLPADRVEGVTDYWRASEPALVSADRRETFAVVQIAGATENERLTNYLAVKDTLDSPELDVTVGGPLALVDDVNTQSKADLTRAEAMALPILFLLLVLIFRNVLAALLPVLVGVLAIVGSMAGLRLLAQFTDVSIFAVNVVTLLGLGLAVDYSLFMVSRFREEIGAGHPVPQAVRRTMVTAGRTIVVSAVTVALALASLAVFPQVFLRSIAVGGVTAVLLAGFFSLTVMAAMLALLGTRLRERRRRPAATDPDSGAWARIARTVMRRPVLVGGAVIAVLVVLGLPFLRISYGWLDTRVLPASAASRQVQDTLEQSFPDSVTRPIDAIVTLAGPATEPAGRQEIAAYLERVAALPGVRHADVTGLAGDTARITVRFDAEPISAEGRELVDAVRALEPPPAGTVLVGGDAAGFADLMDMLAERLPWMALLVVVTTFLLLFFSFGSLVLPVKAILMNVLSLTAAFGAVVWIFQDGHLDGLLRFTSTGNIDVVQPILIFAVAFGLSMDYEVFLLSRIREHYDLIGDNTEAVAVGLQRSGRIITSAALLLVVVIVSFATSSVLVVKIIGIGLAIAVVVDATIVRALLMPATMRLLGRFNWWVPGPLRPLYNRWGIRAD